A stretch of the Salminus brasiliensis chromosome 19, fSalBra1.hap2, whole genome shotgun sequence genome encodes the following:
- the guca1g gene encoding guanylate cyclase activator 1g, with protein MGQVQTGCDEEVDLAQIQTLYSAFMKQCPSGALHLHEFRKIFGVQSSSEEEAVFTELIFKSFDRNKDSVLDFMEFVAAVHLVLRGKLEDKLRWSFKVYDRDENGKLDRNEIKHIITIIFKLKKISTDMTPGQVCDRIFELLDQNKDGQISLAEFIEGAQKDTWIIDLLKLDVDASRWFKEHWNKKT; from the exons ATGGGTCAGGTTCAGACTGGGTGTGATGAGGAAGTGGATCTGGCTCAGATTCAGACCCTCTACTCGGCCTTCATGAAGCAGTGCCCCAGCGGAGCTCTGCATCTCCACGAATTCCGCAAGATCTTCGGCGTACAAAGTTCCTCAGAGGAGGAGGCTGTTTTTACTGAGTTGATATTTAAATCGTTTGACCGAAATAAG GACAGTGTACTGGACTTCATGGAGTTTGTGGCAGCTGTTCATCTGGTCCTCAGAGGGAAACTGGAGGACAAACTCAGATGGTCCTTTAAAGTGTATGACAGAGATGAGAACGGGAAGCTGGACAGAAATGAAATCAAGCACATTATTACA ATcatttttaaactgaagaaaatAAGCACAGACATGACGCCTGGgcaagtgtgtgacaggatATTCGAGCTGCTGGACCAAAACAAAGACG GTCAGATATCGCTGGCAGAGTTCATCGAGGGGGCTCAAAAGGACACCTGGATCATAGACCTACTCAAACTAGATGTTGATGCCAGCAGATGGTTCAAAGAGCACTGGAACAAAAAGACGTGA